The proteins below are encoded in one region of Thermosipho atlanticus DSM 15807:
- a CDS encoding diacylglycerol kinase family protein — protein MEQHSRKKSINQESKENIKEQLGSNNLKESFSHAVDGIVFSILQERNLRIHFLIGFLVLLFSLFLPIDKNDFIWIFFAVFFVILSELINTLIENFLDLFIPEYHPIVKIIKDISSGVVLWSSMFSVIVGVAVFGTYLFSWNILPIKILGFIFLSIFPFITIIWGYKKWKNLINDKR, from the coding sequence ATGGAACAACACTCACGGAAAAAGTCTATAAACCAAGAATCGAAAGAAAACATCAAAGAACAATTGGGTTCGAATAATTTAAAAGAATCATTTTCTCATGCTGTTGACGGAATAGTTTTTTCAATACTTCAGGAAAGAAATTTACGAATCCACTTTTTAATAGGATTCTTGGTACTACTCTTTTCACTCTTTCTGCCAATTGACAAAAATGATTTTATTTGGATTTTTTTTGCTGTTTTCTTTGTAATTTTATCTGAATTAATTAACACACTAATTGAAAATTTTTTGGATCTGTTTATTCCAGAATATCATCCAATAGTGAAAATAATTAAAGATATAAGTTCGGGGGTTGTTTTGTGGTCAAGTATGTTTTCTGTAATCGTAGGTGTCGCAGTATTCGGAACGTACTTATTTTCATGGAATATTTTACCTATTAAAATTTTAGGATTTATTTTTCTCTCGATATTTCCTTTTATTACAATTATTTGGGGTTATAAAAAATGGAAAAATTTAATTAACGATAAAAGATAA
- a CDS encoding S-layer homology domain-containing protein: protein MKKLLVILSLLVFSVFIFAAFKDVPVNHWAYDAVNELSKLGIVSGMPDGTFQGNQAMTRYQVAVALYRLLENIQDRIDKAISGSANVEKVREQVLTLSDLVSTALNKIDALSSLNNSVQVISNDVSELKTSLVNIKDDLKNLTFEIAQIRKLSNDNLEKIKELEGKMNNLAMNQDIESIKTEIKTLNSSLQLKADSSLVTEIQNLVTKNSNQIAALSGDISVLKTDLSSLEKKFESQIGNLNDTVKTLQQTLDKTTLKITSLEEYVASNNKKIDSRLATISGDYSQLKVDFDSFSVNTTNKLNSLTKTINDLETKLNAYETKIAEFEKLKSDYEVFRNNTASSITEINNKVQNLEDITSKPDSLSMISLILSVIATGVSVFVLFNSLP from the coding sequence ATGAAAAAATTATTGGTGATTTTGTCATTATTGGTTTTTTCGGTTTTTATATTTGCAGCATTTAAAGATGTACCTGTGAATCATTGGGCATATGATGCGGTCAATGAATTAAGTAAACTAGGTATAGTTAGTGGAATGCCAGATGGAACATTTCAAGGTAATCAAGCAATGACAAGATATCAAGTTGCTGTTGCACTGTACAGGTTATTGGAGAATATCCAAGACAGGATTGATAAAGCAATTTCTGGTTCAGCAAATGTTGAAAAGGTCAGAGAGCAAGTTTTAACCCTTTCAGATTTAGTAAGCACTGCATTGAATAAAATTGATGCTTTGAGTTCATTAAATAACTCTGTACAAGTTATTTCAAATGATGTAAGTGAGTTGAAAACTTCCTTGGTAAATATTAAGGATGATTTAAAAAATTTGACGTTTGAAATAGCACAAATAAGAAAACTATCAAACGATAATTTAGAGAAAATTAAAGAACTTGAAGGCAAAATGAATAATTTAGCTATGAATCAGGATATTGAATCCATTAAAACTGAAATAAAAACTTTAAATTCTTCATTACAATTAAAAGCTGATAGCTCTTTGGTTACTGAAATTCAAAATCTAGTAACAAAAAATTCAAATCAGATTGCAGCTTTGAGCGGAGATATTAGTGTTTTAAAAACTGATCTTAGTTCTTTAGAGAAAAAGTTTGAGTCTCAAATTGGTAATTTGAATGATACTGTAAAAACTCTTCAACAAACTCTGGATAAAACTACACTTAAAATTACTTCCCTTGAAGAATATGTAGCTTCTAATAATAAGAAGATTGATTCGAGATTAGCAACTATATCAGGCGATTATTCACAGTTGAAGGTTGATTTTGATTCATTTTCAGTTAACACAACTAATAAGTTGAATAGTTTGACAAAAACAATTAATGACCTAGAAACAAAGTTGAACGCTTATGAAACTAAAATTGCAGAATTTGAAAAACTTAAATCAGACTATGAGGTTTTTAGAAATAACACCGCATCAAGTATAACTGAAATAAATAACAAGGTGCAAAACTTGGAAGATATAACATCAAAACCTGATAGTTTATCAATGATTTCATTAATTCTTTCAGTAATTGCTACGGGTGTTTCTGTTTTTGTACTGTTTAATTCTTTACCATAA
- a CDS encoding transketolase → MILTIEHLKELATNCRGDILKMTSVANSGHPGGSMSSIDLLVTLYSFANVFPNDPWNENRDRIIISHGHISPAVYSTLAAYGFVDREKVISGFRHPSSIFEGHITRGIPGVEWTTGNLGQGLSAGVGMALAAKFKNKDYHVYVLMSDGESAKGQVTEARRTASKYKLNNLTVIVDYNDIQISGRAKDIMYVDLKKEYEAAGWKTIEIDGHDYEQILSALKIAKKDNSPTVIIAHTIIGKGVSFMEDKPDYHGKPLNREELEHALNELNIENDIEKFIKIRDSLPIVEHEKIKLEYDVKINTGKPRIYTEKTDNRTALGRAIADLAINNNNVVAVDCDLKGSVKLNILDKERPDRIIEIGVQEHNAAALAGALSVEGFVTFFADFGVFGIDETFNQHRLNAINHTNLKVVVTHCGIDVGEDGKTHHALNYISAPTSWFGFKVIVPVDPNQTDRVVRYVASRYGNFVVAMGRSKLEPIKKEDGTIFFDENYEFKYGKIDVLREGNDAVIITMGSIIPHAIKAVDELKREGIDVALLNVSCPLDLDEETLARYSRTKILVLEDHNVFNGLGKMIEAKLFEMRILPEKFLKVGIDRFPVSGDYKYLFKLFGLDKEGIIKNIKILFEE, encoded by the coding sequence GTGATTTTGACAATTGAACATCTTAAAGAACTAGCAACAAATTGTAGAGGTGACATTTTAAAAATGACTTCCGTTGCTAACTCCGGACATCCCGGTGGTTCAATGTCATCGATTGATTTACTGGTAACATTATATTCTTTTGCAAATGTCTTTCCAAATGACCCTTGGAATGAAAATCGAGATAGAATTATCATTAGTCATGGACATATCTCGCCTGCAGTTTACAGTACACTAGCAGCTTACGGTTTTGTAGACAGAGAAAAAGTGATTAGTGGTTTTAGGCACCCATCAAGTATATTTGAAGGCCATATTACAAGAGGAATACCTGGTGTAGAGTGGACGACAGGAAATTTAGGTCAGGGCCTATCTGCCGGCGTAGGAATGGCTTTAGCTGCTAAATTTAAAAACAAAGATTATCACGTCTATGTTTTAATGAGCGATGGCGAAAGTGCAAAAGGACAAGTTACTGAAGCAAGACGAACTGCTTCAAAATACAAATTAAATAATCTCACTGTAATTGTCGATTACAATGATATCCAAATAAGTGGAAGGGCAAAAGATATAATGTACGTTGATTTAAAAAAAGAATATGAAGCTGCAGGTTGGAAAACAATAGAAATTGATGGACATGATTACGAACAGATACTTTCAGCATTAAAAATAGCCAAAAAAGACAATTCTCCAACGGTCATAATTGCACATACAATTATTGGAAAAGGTGTTTCATTTATGGAAGATAAACCGGATTACCACGGAAAACCACTTAATAGAGAAGAGCTTGAACATGCTCTTAATGAATTAAATATTGAAAATGATATTGAAAAATTTATTAAAATAAGAGATAGTTTACCAATTGTTGAACACGAAAAGATCAAACTTGAGTATGACGTCAAAATTAACACAGGTAAACCAAGAATTTATACAGAAAAAACAGATAATAGAACAGCATTAGGAAGAGCAATTGCAGATTTGGCAATAAACAACAATAATGTTGTTGCAGTAGACTGCGATTTAAAAGGTTCAGTCAAACTAAATATACTTGATAAAGAAAGACCTGATAGAATCATTGAGATTGGTGTTCAGGAACACAATGCTGCGGCACTTGCTGGTGCTTTGAGCGTTGAAGGTTTTGTAACATTCTTTGCTGATTTCGGCGTTTTTGGTATTGATGAAACTTTTAACCAACATAGACTTAATGCAATTAATCATACCAACTTGAAAGTTGTTGTAACACATTGTGGTATTGATGTGGGTGAAGATGGTAAAACTCATCATGCATTGAATTATATTTCTGCTCCAACTTCATGGTTCGGTTTCAAGGTAATAGTCCCCGTTGATCCTAATCAGACTGATAGAGTTGTAAGATACGTTGCATCAAGGTATGGAAACTTTGTTGTAGCTATGGGAAGAAGCAAGTTAGAACCAATTAAAAAAGAAGATGGAACAATTTTCTTCGATGAAAATTACGAATTCAAATATGGAAAGATTGATGTATTAAGAGAAGGAAACGATGCAGTAATTATTACAATGGGTTCAATAATTCCTCATGCTATTAAGGCCGTAGATGAACTAAAAAGGGAAGGAATTGATGTTGCATTACTTAACGTTTCATGTCCGTTAGATCTTGATGAAGAAACTCTTGCAAGATATTCAAGAACCAAAATACTAGTTCTCGAAGATCATAACGTATTTAATGGTTTAGGAAAAATGATTGAAGCCAAATTATTTGAAATGAGAATTTTACCTGAAAAATTCTTAAAAGTTGGAATTGATAGATTCCCAGTTTCAGGAGATTACAAATACCTGTTTAAATTGTTTGGATTAGATAAAGAAGGAATTATAAAAAATATTAAAATTTTATTTGAAGAATAA
- a CDS encoding flavin reductase family protein: protein MDALGKLYSSVAVVSMNLNGKINGITVAWIVRVSIKPKLIVISIGKTRYSHELLNKVEYYGVSVLSCKQKEIAKIFGTYSGRNYDKFKNVEYTFSKRGLPIINGSVAYLECKIIDKFDVGDHTLFVGEVVDEKVLSNEKPLIYGEHKILEVLD from the coding sequence ATGGATGCACTTGGTAAATTGTATTCTTCAGTAGCTGTTGTAAGTATGAATTTAAATGGGAAAATTAATGGAATAACAGTTGCATGGATTGTTCGTGTTTCCATTAAACCAAAATTGATTGTTATTTCTATTGGAAAAACAAGGTATAGTCATGAATTATTAAACAAAGTAGAATATTATGGTGTTTCTGTTTTGTCCTGTAAACAAAAAGAGATTGCAAAAATTTTTGGAACATATTCAGGAAGAAATTATGACAAGTTCAAAAATGTTGAATATACTTTTTCAAAAAGGGGATTACCGATAATAAATGGTTCAGTCGCTTACTTGGAATGTAAAATTATAGATAAATTTGATGTTGGAGATCATACTTTGTTTGTCGGTGAGGTTGTTGATGAAAAAGTTTTATCCAATGAGAAACCATTAATATATGGGGAACACAAAATTTTGGAGGTGCTTGACTAG
- a CDS encoding class I SAM-dependent methyltransferase translates to MFEHYYTENPTSQLRVKEVELKLSNGHIYKFKTPSGVYSFGKIDKASKILIEYTSIKTGKVLDIGCGYGLIGITLKKEYPEIELYMSDINKRAVEFAKINAKENNIEAIIKQGNLYDVWENFIFDHIISNPPIVAGKEVWMELITNAYTHLKKSGSLELVAYHNKGGRRIKEFMKEIFGNVEELCKKGGIRVYKSIRL, encoded by the coding sequence GTGTTTGAACACTATTACACTGAAAATCCTACAAGTCAATTACGAGTAAAAGAAGTTGAACTAAAATTGTCAAATGGGCATATATACAAGTTTAAAACTCCTTCAGGGGTATATTCATTTGGGAAAATAGACAAAGCTTCCAAAATTTTGATTGAGTATACATCAATAAAGACAGGTAAGGTTTTAGATATAGGTTGTGGGTATGGATTAATAGGGATTACATTAAAAAAAGAATATCCCGAGATTGAATTGTATATGAGTGATATTAATAAACGAGCTGTGGAATTTGCAAAAATCAATGCCAAAGAGAATAATATTGAAGCGATTATAAAACAAGGAAATTTGTATGACGTTTGGGAAAATTTTATTTTTGATCATATAATTTCCAATCCTCCTATAGTAGCTGGTAAAGAAGTGTGGATGGAATTGATAACAAATGCTTATACACATCTGAAAAAAAGCGGCTCATTAGAACTTGTTGCTTATCATAATAAGGGTGGGAGAAGAATAAAAGAATTTATGAAAGAAATTTTCGGAAATGTGGAAGAGTTATGTAAAAAAGGAGGCATTAGAGTATATAAATCTATAAGATTATGA
- a CDS encoding ATP-binding cassette domain-containing protein, whose product MTISLVNVSYVYNKNTPIEKKVLKRVNLEINLNEVIYIVGKTGSGKTTLLYLIDFLIKPTSGIIYVDGKSPYDNPDKYRKNIGFAFQFPERQFFSETVKDEITFSLKNLNIDNVDKRLEYVQRILDIDDEMLTKNPFKLSGGEQRRVAIASAIVHDPEILILDEPTVSLDYINEARIITFLKEWSNIKNKTLVIVTHDIEKFKEIPGKVYYLKKGKLIRSDSIGI is encoded by the coding sequence ATGACAATAAGTTTAGTAAATGTCTCATATGTTTACAACAAAAATACTCCGATTGAAAAAAAAGTATTAAAAAGAGTAAATTTAGAAATAAACTTAAACGAAGTGATTTATATTGTCGGAAAGACAGGCTCTGGTAAAACTACGTTATTGTATTTAATTGATTTTTTAATTAAACCTACATCTGGTATAATATATGTTGATGGTAAAAGTCCATATGATAATCCGGATAAATATAGAAAAAATATAGGATTTGCATTCCAGTTTCCTGAAAGGCAGTTTTTTTCAGAAACGGTTAAAGATGAAATTACATTTTCTTTGAAAAATCTTAACATAGATAATGTTGATAAAAGATTAGAGTATGTTCAAAGAATTTTAGATATTGATGATGAAATGTTAACGAAAAATCCTTTCAAATTATCCGGTGGTGAACAAAGAAGAGTAGCTATTGCTTCGGCCATTGTGCATGATCCAGAAATATTGATTCTTGATGAACCTACGGTAAGTTTGGATTATATTAATGAAGCAAGAATAATAACGTTTTTGAAGGAATGGAGTAATATAAAAAACAAAACTTTGGTAATTGTAACGCATGATATAGAAAAGTTTAAAGAAATACCAGGGAAGGTATATTATCTTAAAAAAGGCAAATTAATAAGGAGTGATTCCATTGGTATATAG
- a CDS encoding type II secretion system F family protein has product MVYRYVAVNKEKKKVSGTIEADNVKEAIFRLRSNGFAVLEIREARVFNFSLKNLFGIPLNDIVLFSRQFETMISAGIRIRDALSVLTEQEIFSKRFRNVIKKVINEIDGGSSLSEAFEKQEVFDEVFINMIKAGEEGGVLDVTLKKLAVYYENVYKMQQQVKSAMVYPTFILTFAVIVVMVISVFILPKLFSAFGSNIPSTGMIAFLMNLNQFLRNNWLLAILIVITAFVGIFIFLKTKYGVITKEFIGKIIPPVRKLREKITQERFCRTFGVLVGSGVSIIESLGMAANASNNRQFINKIKNVQEKVKSGSTLKNALKSEKVFPQIIYEMVGTGEETGQLDVVMEKVADFFDDQIQQDTKKLLSLIEPLMIAFVGLFIAFLAYTMYSTIFSMQSTIGV; this is encoded by the coding sequence TTGGTATATAGATATGTGGCTGTTAACAAAGAAAAGAAGAAAGTTTCGGGAACAATTGAGGCTGATAATGTAAAAGAAGCAATATTTAGACTCCGGTCTAATGGATTTGCAGTTTTAGAAATTAGGGAAGCAAGAGTGTTTAATTTTAGTTTGAAAAATTTATTTGGAATTCCATTGAATGATATTGTTTTGTTTTCAAGGCAGTTTGAAACGATGATAAGTGCGGGAATCAGAATTAGAGATGCACTTTCGGTATTAACTGAACAGGAAATTTTTTCGAAAAGATTTAGAAATGTAATAAAAAAGGTAATAAATGAAATTGATGGTGGGAGTTCTTTGTCCGAAGCATTTGAAAAACAAGAAGTTTTTGATGAAGTTTTTATAAACATGATAAAAGCAGGTGAAGAGGGAGGAGTATTAGACGTCACTTTAAAGAAACTTGCTGTGTATTATGAAAATGTATATAAAATGCAACAACAAGTAAAATCAGCAATGGTATATCCTACGTTTATTTTAACTTTTGCTGTAATTGTTGTGATGGTAATAAGTGTGTTTATTTTACCCAAATTATTTAGTGCATTTGGAAGTAACATTCCAAGTACAGGTATGATAGCTTTTTTAATGAACTTAAATCAATTTCTCAGAAACAACTGGCTTTTAGCAATTTTAATTGTTATAACTGCGTTTGTTGGGATATTTATTTTTCTCAAAACAAAATATGGTGTAATTACTAAGGAATTTATTGGAAAGATAATTCCTCCCGTAAGAAAGTTAAGAGAGAAAATAACTCAGGAAAGATTTTGCCGAACTTTTGGTGTTTTAGTTGGTAGTGGTGTATCAATAATTGAATCTCTAGGAATGGCTGCAAACGCTTCTAACAATAGACAATTTATTAACAAAATAAAAAATGTCCAAGAAAAAGTTAAGTCAGGAAGCACATTAAAAAATGCTTTAAAATCTGAGAAAGTATTTCCTCAGATTATTTATGAAATGGTAGGTACTGGTGAAGAAACTGGACAATTGGATGTTGTGATGGAAAAAGTTGCCGACTTTTTTGATGATCAAATTCAGCAAGATACCAAAAAGCTATTATCACTTATTGAACCACTGATGATAGCTTTTGTTGGCTTATTTATTGCATTTTTGGCTTACACCATGTATTCGACTATTTTCTCAATGCAGTCCACAATTGGTGTATGA
- a CDS encoding MDR/zinc-dependent alcohol dehydrogenase-like family protein, whose amino-acid sequence MNKKLLLILIFVIIIFVIIFVILVFLNKSNSVITSTKTNVRVTSIKDITYMFEPVGNVSFFEPYFLNINFNDVKSGDYQIVNELRYLGFYSYDNRKEVYIVENGKIIKYNIKDLISQRYYVLSISKAHLVVLDTFEGTIKLIISNTIGGFES is encoded by the coding sequence ATGAATAAAAAATTATTACTGATATTGATTTTTGTAATAATAATTTTTGTAATAATTTTTGTAATATTAGTTTTTTTAAATAAATCGAATTCAGTGATAACAAGTACGAAAACAAATGTAAGAGTAACTAGTATAAAGGATATAACATATATGTTTGAACCTGTGGGAAATGTTTCATTTTTTGAACCGTATTTTCTTAATATAAATTTTAACGATGTGAAAAGTGGGGACTATCAAATAGTTAATGAGCTTAGATATTTGGGTTTTTATTCTTATGATAATAGGAAAGAAGTATATATTGTTGAGAATGGAAAAATTATCAAATATAATATTAAAGATTTAATTTCTCAACGTTACTATGTTTTAAGTATTTCGAAAGCACATTTAGTTGTTTTGGATACGTTTGAAGGTACAATAAAGTTAATAATTTCAAACACTATTGGGGGGTTTGAATCATGA